In the Arachis ipaensis cultivar K30076 chromosome B10, Araip1.1, whole genome shotgun sequence genome, one interval contains:
- the LOC107620639 gene encoding uncharacterized protein LOC107620639: protein MNEDFRKHLTTRPVWTMHEIQSIAKKYINDKEVSQVVVANKRHHGSTRHGSTAPRHNPPPRENHKEHPKPANVNQPPRIRKFSNYTPLTAPITEIYHQIADRGILPRARQLKERIGGNKTLYCDYHRGCGHRTQDCFNLKDALEQAIQDGKLPELAKIIREPRRAEKDRSLEKEGHNPRRRRQASRESPETYSTIIVNVITGKDTPGKSKSALKKDLKILAVRDQSPIATTNRAITFSPEDCQHDTSAEDAPFVISAKIGTGLVRRILVDTGADSNILFRGAFDKLGLRNDNLKTHRNGVTRLGDNFLKPDGSIVLPLMIGMGNQRKIILSEFVVLKDSTAYNVILGRKIINDLSAVIFTKYLLMQFTAEDGSIGNIHGDREIAVECDNTSLAL from the coding sequence ATGAATGAAGACTTCCGGAAACACCTAACTACCAGACCAGtgtggaccatgcacgagatccagagCATCGCAAAGAAGTACATAAACGACAAGGAAGTAAGCCAAGTCGTAGTCGCTAATAAACGGCATCACGGCAGCACACGACACGGCAGCACGGCACCTCGACATAACCCCCCACCAAGAGAAAACCATAAAGAACATCCCAAACCAGCAAACGTAAACCAACCCCCCAGAATTAGAAAATTCTCTAACTACACACCTCTGACGGCCCCGAtcaccgagatataccaccaaatagctgATCGAGGTATTCTCCCGAGGGCCAGACAACTCAAGGAAAGAATAGGCGGCAACAAGACCTTGtactgcgactaccaccgaggATGCGGACACAGGACGCAAGATTGTTTCAACCTAAAAGACGCCCTCGAGCAAGCTATACAAGACGGCAAACTCCCCGAGCTTGCCAAAATCATCAGGGAACCAAGACGTGCGGAAAAAGACAGATCACTAGAAAAAGAAGGACATAACCCGAGGAGACGGAGACAAGCCTCTAGGGAAAGCCCTGAAACATATTCGACCATTATCGTGAACGTCATCACAGGGAAAGACACCCCAGGAAAATCAAAATCAGCACTGAAGAAGGATCTCAAGATCCTGGCAGTTAGAGACCAAAGCCCAATCGCCACCACCAATAGAGCGATAACATTCTCCCCCGAGGATTGCCAGCACGACACCTCGGCAGAAGACGCCCCCTTCGTCATCTCGGCAAAGATTGGAACCGGGCTAGTAAGAAGAATACTGGTGGATACAGGAGCAGACTCtaacatcctcttcagaggagccttcgacaaactcggactCCGCAACGACAATCTAAAGACACATCGTAACGGAGTCACGagactcggagacaacttcctcaaaccaGACGGTTCCATCGTCCTTCCCCTCATGATAGGAATGGGAAACCAAAGGAAGATAATCCTATCCGAGTTTGTGGTCCTCAAAGACTCCACCGCCTACAACGTCATCCTcggaagaaaaataattaatgacCTCTCTGccgtcatctttaccaaataccttctCATGCAGTTCACAGCAGAGGATGGCTCCATCGGAAATATTCACGGAGACCGGGAGATCGCAGtagaatgcgacaacaccagctTAGCCCTGTGA